Proteins from one Triticum urartu cultivar G1812 unplaced genomic scaffold, Tu2.1 TuUngrouped_contig_5464, whole genome shotgun sequence genomic window:
- the LOC125529262 gene encoding cytochrome b5: MPTLTKLYSMKEAALHNTPDDCWIVVDGKIYDVTAYLDDHPGGADVLLAVTGMDGTEEFEDAGHSKDAKELMKDYFIGELDLDETPDMPEMEVFRKEQDKDFASKLAAYAVQYWAIPVAAVGISAVLAILYARRK; the protein is encoded by the exons ATGCCGACGCTGACGAAGCTGTACAGCATGAAGGAGGCCGCCCTCCACAACACCCCCGACGACTGCTGGATCGTCGTCGACGGCAAG ATTTATGATGTGACCGCGTATTTGGATGACCATCCTGGGGGTGCTGATGTGCTGCTTGCCGTGACTG GTATGGATGGCAccgaggaatttgaagatgcggGCCACAGCAAGGATGCCAAGGAGTTGATGAAAGATTACTTCATTGGGGAGTTGGACTTGGACGAAACACCTGACATGCCTGAGATGGAGGTTTTCAGGAAAGAGCAGGACAAGGACTTCGCCAGCAAGCTGGCGGCTTACGCTGTGCAGTACTGGGCCATTCCGGTAGCAGCAGTTGGGATATCAGCCGTGCTTGCTATATTGTATGCTCGAAGGAAGTGA